Genomic DNA from Deltaproteobacteria bacterium HGW-Deltaproteobacteria-18:
ACCTCGTGGGCGGCAACAACCACGGCGGTCAGGGAACGCTTGCCGCTTGTCGCGGGATTGAGGCGCACAACCTTGTCCCTTGGGTCGTAGTGGTCGCCAAGCTCCGTCGTCTCCACGCTCACGCCTGCAAGATTCAGGTCCTGCACCAGAATCCGCGCCAGATCGATGCCCGTGCCGGAAAAATACTCATCCCGGCCATGACGCTCAAGAACGTGCCGTGCCCACAGCCCAGGCAGGGCGATAAGCGCAACCAGTACCAGAAACCCGACGACGTAGGGCATCAGACCTTGCCCACGGGGGCCAGATACAGGGCGAACTCGTCCTCCCCGTCCACGCCCAGAAGTTCATCCAGGGCCTGCTGATGAAAGGCCGCCACCGCGCAGGTGCCGCACCCCACCGCCTGTGTCGCAAGATACAAGTTTTGGCAGACGTGTCCGGCATCGATTGCGATGACCCGGTGGGCGGCCGCCATGTAGCGCCACTCCATGCGGTAAGGGATGGTCGCCCAAACCAGCACCACGGGCGCCTTGGTCACGAAGGTCTGCATGAGCACGGCCTCGTGCTGACGAGTGGTAAAATCAGCCCCGCCCGAGGCTTCAAGCACCAGCCCGTGCTCAAGGGGCAGGTAGCGGTACACACCCCGCTCAAGAGACTCGCAGTTGTTGACCAGTAAGTATGTTTCCAGGGCATGCCTGCAGCCGGCTGAAGGGACGGTGCGGAAAACACTGGTTACGCCCCTCTTCCCGCGCACCCCCTGCACAGCCCAGAGCAGAAAGCCGAGCTCTTCTGGGCTCAGCGACTCATCGCGCCAGGCCCGATGGCTCTTGCGACCTGCAAGGGCGCGGACCAGATCCATGCGCCCGGCAAAGGCCGAGGCAGGATCGTCCGGCAGTGAAATCAACTTCTGATCCGCCTGTACAGGCTTCTGCACCGGAGGCGGCATGATGCCGCGATTCTGGTCCGAGCGGGAAAAATCAAGCTGTAAACGCAGATCATCCTTCAAAAAGTCGCGCATGGTACGCATATTCACGAACCGCCCTCCTCTGCAGGTTTGACGATCAGTCCCGGCGTGGAAGGTGCCAGCACCAGCCGACGATAATAGGCCAGCGCCAGACAGG
This window encodes:
- a CDS encoding thioester oxidase, producing the protein MNMRTMRDFLKDDLRLQLDFSRSDQNRGIMPPPVQKPVQADQKLISLPDDPASAFAGRMDLVRALAGRKSHRAWRDESLSPEELGFLLWAVQGVRGKRGVTSVFRTVPSAGCRHALETYLLVNNCESLERGVYRYLPLEHGLVLEASGGADFTTRQHEAVLMQTFVTKAPVVLVWATIPYRMEWRYMAAAHRVIAIDAGHVCQNLYLATQAVGCGTCAVAAFHQQALDELLGVDGEDEFALYLAPVGKV